In Elephas maximus indicus isolate mEleMax1 chromosome 4, mEleMax1 primary haplotype, whole genome shotgun sequence, a genomic segment contains:
- the TRDMT1 gene encoding tRNA (cytosine(38)-C(5))-methyltransferase isoform X4: MMSFSRNWSFLITRPKRKWSQLELLLPRLLAKRAAYLHKWWLPLMSTLLLMKCTSIIFLIHCYWPRQLKDMLIQTIENCGFQHQEFLLSPNSLGIPNSRLRYFLIAKLQSEPLPFQAPGQILLEFPKIGSENPQKHAIDAEKKTEEKKIEPNICLDGSTQCSGKETILFKLETAKEVDRKHQQNSDLSVQMLKDFLEHDIDINQYFLSPKLLQRYAFILDIVKPTCRRSTCFTKGYGRFIEGTGSVLQTAEDVQIESIYKSLSNLSEEEKITKLLMLKLRYFTPKEIANLLGFPPEFGFPENVTVKQRYCLLGNSLNVHIVAKLIKILF, encoded by the exons atgatgtccttctccaggaactggtccttcctgataacacgtccgaa gaggaaatggagtcagttggagctgctgctgccaagactgctcgccaag AGAGCTGCATACCTGCACAAGTGGTGGCTGCCGTTGATGTCAACACTGTTGCTAATGAAGTGTACAAGTATAATTTTCCTCATACACTGCTACTGGCCAAGGCAATTGAA agaCATGTTGATACAAACAATAGAAAACTGCGGCTTTCAGCACCAAGAATTTCTGTTATCTCCAAATTCT CTTGGCATTCCAAACTCCAGGCTGCGGTACTTCCTTATCGCAAAGCTTCAGTCAGAGCCATTGCCTTTTCAAGCTCCTGGTCAG ATACTGTTGGAGTTTCCCAAAATTGGATCTGAAAATCCACAAAAACAtgcaatagatgcagaaaagaaaactgaagaaaagaaaattgaaccAAATATTTGCCTTGATGGTAGCACACAATGCTCTGGAAAAGAGACCATACTTTTTAAGCTTGAAACCGCAAAAGAAGTAGACAGGAAACATCAACAGAACAGTGATCTCTCTGTTCAGATGCTAAAAGATTTTCTTGAACATGACATTGACATAAATCAGTACTTTTTGTCACCAAAGTTATTGCAGCGATATGCTTTTATTTTAGATATTGTTAAGCCCACTTGCAGAAGATCCACGTGCTTTACAAAAGG ttATGGAAGATTTATAGAAGGGACAGGATCTGTGTTACAAACTGCAGAAGATGTACAG ATTGAGAGTATCTACAAATCTCTCAGCAATTTGTCGGAAGaagaaaagataacaaaattgtTAATGCTTAAACTGCGATATTTCACTCCTAAAGAAATAGCAAATCTTCTTGGATTTCCTCCAGAGTTCG GATTTCCTGAGAATGTAACAGTGAAGCAGCGTTATTGCCTACTTGGAAATAGTCTCAATGTGCATATAGTAGCTAAACTAATCAAAATcctattttga
- the TRDMT1 gene encoding tRNA (cytosine(38)-C(5))-methyltransferase isoform X2: MESVGAAAAKTARQESCIPAQVVAAVDVNTVANEVYKYNFPHTLLLAKAIEGITLEEFDRLSFNMILMSPPCQPFTRIGLQGDKADPRTSSFLYILDILPRLKKLPKYILLENVKGFEVSSTRDMLIQTIENCGFQHQEFLLSPNSLGIPNSRLRYFLIAKLQSEPLPFQAPGQILLEFPKIGSENPQKHAIDAEKKTEEKKIEPNICLDGSTQCSGKETILFKLETAKEVDRKHQQNSDLSVQMLKDFLEHDIDINQYFLSPKLLQRYAFILDIVKPTCRRSTCFTKGYGRFIEGTGSVLQTAEDVQIESIYKSLSNLSEEEKITKLLMLKLRYFTPKEIANLLGFPPEFGFPENVTVKQRYCLLGNSLNVHIVAKLIKILF; encoded by the exons atggagtcagttggagctgctgctgccaagactgctcgccaag AGAGCTGCATACCTGCACAAGTGGTGGCTGCCGTTGATGTCAACACTGTTGCTAATGAAGTGTACAAGTATAATTTTCCTCATACACTGCTACTGGCCAAGGCAATTGAA GGCATTACACTAGAAGAGTTTGACAGATTATCTTTCAATATGATTTTAATGAGCCCTCCATGTCAACCATTCACAag AATCGGCCTGCAGGGTGATAAGGCTGATCCAAGGACGAGTAGCttcttatatattctagatattctCCCAAG attaaaaaaattaccgAAGTATATTCTTTTAGAAAATGTCAAAGGTTTTGAAGTGTCTTCAACAAG agaCATGTTGATACAAACAATAGAAAACTGCGGCTTTCAGCACCAAGAATTTCTGTTATCTCCAAATTCT CTTGGCATTCCAAACTCCAGGCTGCGGTACTTCCTTATCGCAAAGCTTCAGTCAGAGCCATTGCCTTTTCAAGCTCCTGGTCAG ATACTGTTGGAGTTTCCCAAAATTGGATCTGAAAATCCACAAAAACAtgcaatagatgcagaaaagaaaactgaagaaaagaaaattgaaccAAATATTTGCCTTGATGGTAGCACACAATGCTCTGGAAAAGAGACCATACTTTTTAAGCTTGAAACCGCAAAAGAAGTAGACAGGAAACATCAACAGAACAGTGATCTCTCTGTTCAGATGCTAAAAGATTTTCTTGAACATGACATTGACATAAATCAGTACTTTTTGTCACCAAAGTTATTGCAGCGATATGCTTTTATTTTAGATATTGTTAAGCCCACTTGCAGAAGATCCACGTGCTTTACAAAAGG ttATGGAAGATTTATAGAAGGGACAGGATCTGTGTTACAAACTGCAGAAGATGTACAG ATTGAGAGTATCTACAAATCTCTCAGCAATTTGTCGGAAGaagaaaagataacaaaattgtTAATGCTTAAACTGCGATATTTCACTCCTAAAGAAATAGCAAATCTTCTTGGATTTCCTCCAGAGTTCG GATTTCCTGAGAATGTAACAGTGAAGCAGCGTTATTGCCTACTTGGAAATAGTCTCAATGTGCATATAGTAGCTAAACTAATCAAAATcctattttga
- the TRDMT1 gene encoding tRNA (cytosine(38)-C(5))-methyltransferase isoform X5 — MEPLRVLELYSGIGGMHQALRESCIPAQVVAAVDVNTVANEVYKYNFPHTLLLAKAIEGITLEEFDRLSFNMILMSPPCQPFTRIGLQGDKADPRTSSFLYILDILPRLKKLPKYILLENVKGFEVSSTRDMLIQTIENCGFQHQEFLLSPNSLGIPNSRLRYFLIAKLQSEPLPFQAPGQILLEFPKIGSENPQKHAIDAEKKTEEKKIEPNICLDGSTQCSGKETILFKLETAKEVDRKHQQNSDLSVQMLKDFLEHDIDINQYFLSPKLLQRYAFILDIVKPTCRRSTCFTKGYGRFIEGTGSVLQTAEDVQVLY, encoded by the exons AGAGCTGCATACCTGCACAAGTGGTGGCTGCCGTTGATGTCAACACTGTTGCTAATGAAGTGTACAAGTATAATTTTCCTCATACACTGCTACTGGCCAAGGCAATTGAA GGCATTACACTAGAAGAGTTTGACAGATTATCTTTCAATATGATTTTAATGAGCCCTCCATGTCAACCATTCACAag AATCGGCCTGCAGGGTGATAAGGCTGATCCAAGGACGAGTAGCttcttatatattctagatattctCCCAAG attaaaaaaattaccgAAGTATATTCTTTTAGAAAATGTCAAAGGTTTTGAAGTGTCTTCAACAAG agaCATGTTGATACAAACAATAGAAAACTGCGGCTTTCAGCACCAAGAATTTCTGTTATCTCCAAATTCT CTTGGCATTCCAAACTCCAGGCTGCGGTACTTCCTTATCGCAAAGCTTCAGTCAGAGCCATTGCCTTTTCAAGCTCCTGGTCAG ATACTGTTGGAGTTTCCCAAAATTGGATCTGAAAATCCACAAAAACAtgcaatagatgcagaaaagaaaactgaagaaaagaaaattgaaccAAATATTTGCCTTGATGGTAGCACACAATGCTCTGGAAAAGAGACCATACTTTTTAAGCTTGAAACCGCAAAAGAAGTAGACAGGAAACATCAACAGAACAGTGATCTCTCTGTTCAGATGCTAAAAGATTTTCTTGAACATGACATTGACATAAATCAGTACTTTTTGTCACCAAAGTTATTGCAGCGATATGCTTTTATTTTAGATATTGTTAAGCCCACTTGCAGAAGATCCACGTGCTTTACAAAAGG ttATGGAAGATTTATAGAAGGGACAGGATCTGTGTTACAAACTGCAGAAGATGTACAGGTACTAT ATTGA
- the TRDMT1 gene encoding tRNA (cytosine(38)-C(5))-methyltransferase isoform X1 — MEPLRVLELYSGIGGMHQALRESCIPAQVVAAVDVNTVANEVYKYNFPHTLLLAKAIEGITLEEFDRLSFNMILMSPPCQPFTRIGLQGDKADPRTSSFLYILDILPRLKKLPKYILLENVKGFEVSSTRDMLIQTIENCGFQHQEFLLSPNSLGIPNSRLRYFLIAKLQSEPLPFQAPGQILLEFPKIGSENPQKHAIDAEKKTEEKKIEPNICLDGSTQCSGKETILFKLETAKEVDRKHQQNSDLSVQMLKDFLEHDIDINQYFLSPKLLQRYAFILDIVKPTCRRSTCFTKGYGRFIEGTGSVLQTAEDVQIESIYKSLSNLSEEEKITKLLMLKLRYFTPKEIANLLGFPPEFGFPENVTVKQRYCLLGNSLNVHIVAKLIKILF; from the exons AGAGCTGCATACCTGCACAAGTGGTGGCTGCCGTTGATGTCAACACTGTTGCTAATGAAGTGTACAAGTATAATTTTCCTCATACACTGCTACTGGCCAAGGCAATTGAA GGCATTACACTAGAAGAGTTTGACAGATTATCTTTCAATATGATTTTAATGAGCCCTCCATGTCAACCATTCACAag AATCGGCCTGCAGGGTGATAAGGCTGATCCAAGGACGAGTAGCttcttatatattctagatattctCCCAAG attaaaaaaattaccgAAGTATATTCTTTTAGAAAATGTCAAAGGTTTTGAAGTGTCTTCAACAAG agaCATGTTGATACAAACAATAGAAAACTGCGGCTTTCAGCACCAAGAATTTCTGTTATCTCCAAATTCT CTTGGCATTCCAAACTCCAGGCTGCGGTACTTCCTTATCGCAAAGCTTCAGTCAGAGCCATTGCCTTTTCAAGCTCCTGGTCAG ATACTGTTGGAGTTTCCCAAAATTGGATCTGAAAATCCACAAAAACAtgcaatagatgcagaaaagaaaactgaagaaaagaaaattgaaccAAATATTTGCCTTGATGGTAGCACACAATGCTCTGGAAAAGAGACCATACTTTTTAAGCTTGAAACCGCAAAAGAAGTAGACAGGAAACATCAACAGAACAGTGATCTCTCTGTTCAGATGCTAAAAGATTTTCTTGAACATGACATTGACATAAATCAGTACTTTTTGTCACCAAAGTTATTGCAGCGATATGCTTTTATTTTAGATATTGTTAAGCCCACTTGCAGAAGATCCACGTGCTTTACAAAAGG ttATGGAAGATTTATAGAAGGGACAGGATCTGTGTTACAAACTGCAGAAGATGTACAG ATTGAGAGTATCTACAAATCTCTCAGCAATTTGTCGGAAGaagaaaagataacaaaattgtTAATGCTTAAACTGCGATATTTCACTCCTAAAGAAATAGCAAATCTTCTTGGATTTCCTCCAGAGTTCG GATTTCCTGAGAATGTAACAGTGAAGCAGCGTTATTGCCTACTTGGAAATAGTCTCAATGTGCATATAGTAGCTAAACTAATCAAAATcctattttga
- the TRDMT1 gene encoding tRNA (cytosine(38)-C(5))-methyltransferase isoform X3, producing MEPLRVLELYSGIGGMHQALRESCIPAQVVAAVDVNTVANEVYKYNFPHTLLLAKAIEGITLEEFDRLSFNMILMSPPCQPFTRIGLQGDKADPRTSSFLYILDILPRDMLIQTIENCGFQHQEFLLSPNSLGIPNSRLRYFLIAKLQSEPLPFQAPGQILLEFPKIGSENPQKHAIDAEKKTEEKKIEPNICLDGSTQCSGKETILFKLETAKEVDRKHQQNSDLSVQMLKDFLEHDIDINQYFLSPKLLQRYAFILDIVKPTCRRSTCFTKGYGRFIEGTGSVLQTAEDVQIESIYKSLSNLSEEEKITKLLMLKLRYFTPKEIANLLGFPPEFGFPENVTVKQRYCLLGNSLNVHIVAKLIKILF from the exons AGAGCTGCATACCTGCACAAGTGGTGGCTGCCGTTGATGTCAACACTGTTGCTAATGAAGTGTACAAGTATAATTTTCCTCATACACTGCTACTGGCCAAGGCAATTGAA GGCATTACACTAGAAGAGTTTGACAGATTATCTTTCAATATGATTTTAATGAGCCCTCCATGTCAACCATTCACAag AATCGGCCTGCAGGGTGATAAGGCTGATCCAAGGACGAGTAGCttcttatatattctagatattctCCCAAG agaCATGTTGATACAAACAATAGAAAACTGCGGCTTTCAGCACCAAGAATTTCTGTTATCTCCAAATTCT CTTGGCATTCCAAACTCCAGGCTGCGGTACTTCCTTATCGCAAAGCTTCAGTCAGAGCCATTGCCTTTTCAAGCTCCTGGTCAG ATACTGTTGGAGTTTCCCAAAATTGGATCTGAAAATCCACAAAAACAtgcaatagatgcagaaaagaaaactgaagaaaagaaaattgaaccAAATATTTGCCTTGATGGTAGCACACAATGCTCTGGAAAAGAGACCATACTTTTTAAGCTTGAAACCGCAAAAGAAGTAGACAGGAAACATCAACAGAACAGTGATCTCTCTGTTCAGATGCTAAAAGATTTTCTTGAACATGACATTGACATAAATCAGTACTTTTTGTCACCAAAGTTATTGCAGCGATATGCTTTTATTTTAGATATTGTTAAGCCCACTTGCAGAAGATCCACGTGCTTTACAAAAGG ttATGGAAGATTTATAGAAGGGACAGGATCTGTGTTACAAACTGCAGAAGATGTACAG ATTGAGAGTATCTACAAATCTCTCAGCAATTTGTCGGAAGaagaaaagataacaaaattgtTAATGCTTAAACTGCGATATTTCACTCCTAAAGAAATAGCAAATCTTCTTGGATTTCCTCCAGAGTTCG GATTTCCTGAGAATGTAACAGTGAAGCAGCGTTATTGCCTACTTGGAAATAGTCTCAATGTGCATATAGTAGCTAAACTAATCAAAATcctattttga